TGATAACCCTATCAGCTATCGGGGCAATGGCAGAATTATGCGTTATCAAAACAATGCATTTTTGTGTTTCCTTGTTCAAATTCTGAAGAAGCTTTAATACAGATTTACCTGTTTGATAATCCAATGCACCAGTCGGTTCATCACAAAGTAACAGTAAAGGATTTTTGGCAACGGCTCTAGCAATGGCAACTCTTTGTTGTTCTCCCCCAGAAAGCTGTGAAGGAAAGTTATCCTTACGTTTATCAAGTCCAACTTTTCCTAGTATTTCGTTTGCATCCAAATGATTCTTACACACCTCTGAAGCAAATTCTACATTCTCCAATGCTGTCAAATTGGGAATCAAATTATAAAATTGAAACACAAATCCTATTTCTTCAGCCCGAAATGCTGTTAATTTTTTTTCATCATTTTTGGTAATGTTATTTCCATTAACAATCACCTCTCCTGATGTGACAATATCCATACCACCTAAAATATTTAAAATGGTACTTTTACCAGCTCCACTTGCCCCTAGTATCACTACAAATTCGCCTTCGTAGATAGTAAAGTCTACATCATCCAAAGCTTTAATCAATACATCACCAATTTTGTACTCTTTCGTAACATTTTTGAATTCTATTAATCTTTTTTTCATTACCTAACACCCTCCCAAATAAAAAACCAATAGAACAATATTATTTGTTCCATTGGTAATTAAAATAAACTATGGTGTTACCCCCAGGTCAATATATAAAAGATTATTTACACTTCTTCGATTGGAATATAAACTTCTAGGAAAGCTCGTTCTTTGTTATCTAGATATGTAATAAGGCGAGTATTTATAAATGCAACGCCATTTATTTTAAGTCCTTGCTTATTGCTCCATTGTATACTAGATTCAAGAATTTTATTTTTAATATCATTTTTACCATTTAGATACCTGCCATCTTCAACAATTGTATAGATACATTTAGAATATTGTAAATAGCGCCTATTTTTTTCACTTTGTTTTGTTTCTTTCTTCTCAACAATATACATTTTGGAATCCAAAAAACCGTTTTCATCAACAGTAAATGTTCTCATGATTTTACTAAGAATATCATCCTTTATCATATCCATGTTTTCTAATATAACAGGATACTCGTAAAAAGAATAAAAGTCAGAAAACTCCCCCATGACCTCATATAATGGAAGTTCCCTTATCGAAAATTGGTTAAGATGTACTTTTAAATCTTCACAAAATGCTTTTG
This genomic interval from Lysinibacillus sphaericus contains the following:
- a CDS encoding ABC transporter ATP-binding protein, whose protein sequence is MKKRLIEFKNVTKEYKIGDVLIKALDDVDFTIYEGEFVVILGASGAGKSTILNILGGMDIVTSGEVIVNGNNITKNDEKKLTAFRAEEIGFVFQFYNLIPNLTALENVEFASEVCKNHLDANEILGKVGLDKRKDNFPSQLSGGEQQRVAIARAVAKNPLLLLCDEPTGALDYQTGKSVLKLLQNLNKETQKCIVLITHNSAIAPIADRVIKVKSGKIEEVITNDVTQSIEGIEW
- a CDS encoding MerR family transcriptional regulator; this encodes MDGNTYRTSQILDILGISRDTLRYYEERGIVKPNHNETNNYRNYNDFDIYALLVADFYKKRNLTLKEVRNVQEGTEIEDLDALLATKALQLEEAIRDNNYMLQKIKETKAFCEDLKVHLNQFSIRELPLYEVMGEFSDFYSFYEYPVILENMDMIKDDILSKIMRTFTVDENGFLDSKMYIVEKKETKQSEKNRRYLQYSKCIYTIVEDGRYLNGKNDIKNKILESSIQWSNKQGLKINGVAFINTRLITYLDNKERAFLEVYIPIEEV